A window of Thalassophryne amazonica chromosome 12, fThaAma1.1, whole genome shotgun sequence genomic DNA:
tactgttggcccaccaccaccagatggcgccctgcttggagtgcggacttcaagcacgagagggcgtcggagcaacggagagtgacagctgtcattcctcatctgcaccagctgtcagtcattttccacatcaccataaaagccggactacaactccacctccccgccgagaaatcagcaaccaagaggtaaccttctctgcggtaattttctctgctaacttaactcttctttgcagccgtttgccctgtggtgtccttatcagagctggagtaagggcgtgaccgcgatgacttcgcatcacgctccgtagcagataagtggttacacaggagctgcacgagtgtgtgattggaggtggaggtgctccctccttaaagaacattgactgtgagtggactactgagtgtgcggattcacactcacctggattttctctgttctctgccagcagtaccagggtcgacagccgaaggcagaggccacctggggactcgggacttggcggctccggtgttcttcaggcccgttggtggtggaagctgtgtgggaatcagctcttctctcgccagaggtcttctatcttcgagcctgcccacacgtcacctggtgtataattggcaaTCCATGTTtctatctgtattccgttgtgtgtttccacaacattaaattgttactggttggcttatccattgtccgttccttagcgccccctgttgtgggtccgtgtcatgacaccttcccaacaactagtcaggattgcgggaaagatgaatgcagcaatgtacagagacatcctggatgaaaacctgctccagagcgctcttgacctcagactggggcgacggttcatctttcagcaggacaatgaccctaaacacacagccaagatatcaaagaagtggcttcaggacaactgtgtgaatgtccttgagtggcccagcgagagcccagacctgaatctgattgaacatctctggagagatctgaaaatgtctgtgcaccgacgctccccatccaacctgatgcagcttgagaggtgctgcaaagaggaatggaccaaactgtccaaagataggtacaccaagcgtgaggcatcatattcaagaagacttgaggttgtaactgctgctaaaggtgcaacaacaaagtattgagcaaagggtgtgaatacttatatatgagtgatttcttagtttttctttttaataatatgcaaaaatctaaataaacaaaacaccttgtttcatgttgtcattatggggtgttgtgagtggaattttgaggggaaaaattaatttactcaattttggaatgagactgtaacataacaaaatgtggaaaaagtgaagtgctgtgaatactttcgtgATGCACAGCAGGTAGTGTGGTGGGAATTGcttgcaccagcacatgctcccagacctgatagGACCTCACCTGTAACTTTActgaacaaaaaacagcaaaGTCTGACGTTGAATCTTCAGTCGAGTCCCATCAGTGGGTAAACATTATGCTACATACAAAAATATAATCATTtgtcccaaaaaaacaaaaaaaaaaaaactgtgtattgCTCATGTTTTTGTAGAAAATGGGATTTCTCTCGTGAAACACCCAGAAGCTCAAAAAACAGCAAAGTCTGACGTTGAATCTTCAGTCGAGTCCCATCAGTGGGTAAACATTATGCTACATACAAAAATATAATcgtttgtccaaaaaaaaaaaaaaaactgtgtattgCTCATGTTTTTTTGTAGAAAATGGGATTTCTCTCGTGAAACACCCAGAAGCTCAATCGATTGCAACAATGATTGAAGGTTACTGAAAAAGTGAATTTATATATTTGATATTtgacgcaggggtggtggccaagtggttaatgcgcttggtttcagttcggaaggttctgggttcaaatcccacccctgccacatttctccatgtaatgtggagttgcgtcaggaagggcatccggcgtaaaacctgtgccaaatcaacattcagatccaccttggatttgctgtggtgaccccaagtgcaaacaagggagaagccgaagggacttacttttacatatatttgatatttgaCCTTCATGctaagctttttaaaaaaatggcagCAGTTGCTCCTTGTGACCATATCTTGGTTTGTGGCTGAGATATGAAGTAGAAGTTCTAAGTCCTATATACACCCTAGGGCCTGTTTGTACTTGTGCTTTTCTGCGGATTCCGTAGCTCAAAGCAGTTGAAAGTCTACAACTCTCCCTGGATGGAACACCAGTCCATCACGGgatactttcccagccaaggctggtacccatgtaCAGCTGGGCGGACTGAGGCAATGCAGATGGAATGTTTTGTGTGAGAGTGTAGACAGGTCATGTGACCAGGACTCAAACCCATATTGGTGGCCGCAGTCCTAGTCGCACTTAGCTACCTGCTCTAAACATCGAATAATGGATTTTTTTAACTTATATCATAATCCAGCTACCAGTTGACCTCCTACCACCACCACACCCCCAAATCCTCAGAAATAATTCAATCAGGATGTCAGTCGCATCCCATCATGAATGAGTAAACATCCATTGCTTTTCACCACAGTAACATATTCTCGCTCACCAAGAAGGAACTGCTGGTTGTCAAACAGTTTGCATGGCTGCTCTTTTTCCAGCTTGTTGGGTTTATCCACATACGGAGCCAGAGGTCCTTCCCAGTAGACCCGGCTCTGGCACAGGCGCTTGGCGTACAGCCCGTCGTGCTCCATCCACAGCAGCACGCCCTTCTCCAGCACGCTGGGAAGCATCTCGGCACCCTGCCTCTGAGACTCTGGATATGGGAACGGAAAAAGCACGACTTCCGCACCGCCGTGAAGGTTGTCGTCGGGACACGgggaggaagaggaagaagaggaCGGCGAAGAAGAGGAGGTGATCCGACAACCTTCTGGGCTGGTTGTGGTGATTTCCTTTACTAGAGACTCTCTGTAGAACAGGGACACGTGCAGGCTGAAATCTGGAAGACAGAAACTGATTTATCAGTCAGGTTCTTCAAACATGGAGCTCATACAAGATATTAAACGCAAGTTTTATTTCATTCTGATTGATGTCAGAATGCGTCAAACTTCTCATGTCAAACTGCTTTTAAACTCCTCTGATGATGTGATGCgctgagaaaaaacagaattagggAAGTAAAAGTGTTGCAGGGCTGCAAAGTGCTTTTTTATCTTCAAATGCAAATGAACACAAAATCAAGACCTTAAATAACTCTGcactgttaaaaaacaaaaaaaaaatttgttgacGCCTCCTGACTCAGTCAAGTCATCTTGTTTTGACTCACTGTATGTCAAAAGTAAAGTTGCATTGTTGAAAATGTAATTTAAATTCATAATGACTTCAAGTAACTCAGTCAAAGCAACAATATGACCTGACTCAGTCAAGCGGGGTCAAcagttattgattgattgattgaatgattttaaacagtgtagtgcagcagataagtgaatatttactgagggatccttcaaatggtgatgcaagcaccaaatttggcacacatactcgttagacattactcttttaaaaatgccgggtacccacgtgaactttcaataggcggccaagaaggggtcaattgaagtattagacaggggtcaaaatttaaaaaatactccaatcatattgaaaggtattccatattatttgtctgatcataaagattccaaaaaggtagagtttggactatctgtgaatgaatgttccagagttatggggtaaaaacagcaagaacagtgacaaagatcaatttcaatttgtacaggggtcaaaagttaaagttgctccaattttggtaaaaagtgatgcaaattattagttgggtgaatacggttttaaaaaggaatagtttgcatcatgtatcatgcttagttatcatgttacagggtaacgtatgtcacatgtcatagaatccaatggatgctgatattgtttaacctttactttgcaaaccaagcacgcaacacagtcaaaactattagctcaaccagtaatctgcaccacgttttaccaaaattggagcaactttaacttttgacccctgtacaaactgaaattgacctttctcagtgttcttgctgtttttaccccataactccagaccattcattcacaaatagtccaaactatacctttttggaatctttatgatcagacaaataatatggaatacctttcaatatgattggagcatttttaaattttaacccctgtgtaatacttcaattgaccccttcttggccgcttattgaaagttcatgtggatacccggcatttttaaaagagtaatgtctaaggagtatgtgtgccaaatttggtgcttgcatcaaaatttgaagcatttttttcagttatctgctgcactagtgtgtgtgtttgttagtgCAGACGATTGTTTACCAGTTATGGCGCTGTTGTGGTCCATTGTAAACACGGGCTTTTGAGAGTCTGAAAAGTAGGTATGGAAGGAAACCTGGAAACCTGATcaggaataaaaaaataatattgtTCATAATTAGAAAATTGATGAACTAAGCATAATAAGTGTGTTCATGAGTGACACCATGTCTTTTGATGTAAACTCTGCAGGGATGAAAAAAGGACAAACCTGGcattaatgtaataataataataataatgtcactACCATCTTTTAAGGTTTATGTTACACATATTTTCTGCTGCATGATTTTATCTCACACAGTTTGTATTTATTGGTTTGCATTATACTGTAAGTTCTAATTTGGTGTTTgacctgtttttgttttcattctaTTGAGATATTTAGAATGAAAATGGGTCTGATTCGGCTGCTTTCTGCAGTGTTGTGTGAACATGTGACCGTGTTAATATTTAGAACATAACCAGTGTTAAATAACAGGGAAATGACAGATTATTACTCTGAATTaatacatttcttcttctttgtctttcggctgttcctgttaggggtcgccacagcagatcaattgtttccatctcaccctgtcctctgtatcttcctctgtcacaccaaccacctgcatgtcctctctcagcacatccatgaacctcctctttggtctccctcttctcctcctgcctggtggctccatcctcagcatccttctccctatataccctgggtccctcctctgcacatgtccaaaccatctcaatctcgcctctctgactttgtctccaaaccgtcccacctgagctgtccctctgatatgttcattcataatcttgtccattcttgtcactcccaaagagaatctcaacatcttcagctttgccacctccagctccgccttctgtctttttgttagtgccactgtctctaaaccatacaacatagctggtctcactactgttttgtaaactttccccttcactcttgctgatattcttcggtcacaaatcactcctgccacctttctccacccactccaccctgcctgcactctcttcttcacctctctaccacactctccattactttggacagttgaccccaaatatttaaactcatctaccttcgccacttctactccttgtaattgcactattccactgggctccctcccattcacacacatgtagtcagtcttgcttctactgactttcattccccttctctccaaagcatatctccacttctccagactagactcaacttgctctctactctcactacagatcacaatgtgatctgcaaacatcatagtccatgaggactcctgtctgatctcatccgtcaacctgcccatcaccactgcaaacaagaaatatTATCTTCCTATTCTCTGCGTACCTAGCTCAGTCTTCCTCGTTCTCTTTTCTTTTGcagctaaattcatacaaaattgtttctgctgggttgtgtggagggatgactgttgttttgagttttagaacataaAAGCACATAAAACAGTCAGAAAATATgggtttatttctctgattttGTAAATTTCTGTACTgaaatgctctctctctctttcttggaCCCCATTCATTGTACACTCAGCTCATCATCTTTTTCTATTGCAGCTAAATTCAGAATCCTTTCTGCTGAATTGCATAAATGTTTGACATATTTGAGTTTTCAATTGTAAgtacttttaaaaagtaaaataatttctTACTCAAAATTAGTACATTTCTATGCAGAAATATTCTCTTTCCGCCTGTCTGTCATTCACTGCATATCTTGCTCAACCATTTCCCTCACTTACTTTTCCTTTCATGGCTAAATTGATACAAAATTCTTTCCGTGGTGTCGTGTGGAGGTATGACCGTATTATTGGagttttatattgtaatagctgttaaacaatcaaacaaaaggattatttgtctgattttgTACATTTCTGTGCTGAAACTCTCTCTTGCTCTCATCTATCTTCCTCACTTCCTTTTTTCTTTCATCGCTAAATTCATACACAACTCTTCTTGCAGGTTTGTGTGATATTATGACATTATTCAAGTTTTAGAGACACAGTCATGAATTAACAgtttattatttaatttagttCATTTCTTTGCAGAAATAGTCCGTCTTCTTCAGCAGCTGGTAACAATAAATGATTGTGTTTATTGTTTCTGAGCTGTCGAATTCACAAACTGGAGTGAACAGATTCATGAAGCCATCGAGCTGCTATTCACTCACGGAGTCACATCAACCttactcctggagatcacctgcgcTTCTTGCTTTCTAACtctccacccactgctaattacCCACGTCAGGtgcgctcagccaatcaagagcttggAAACACCAGACTTGACTAATCATTTGCAGTTGCAGGAGGTGCACCAGGTTGGAGGCTCCAGTTTTAGAAGATACTTGCATCGACTTTTCCAAAGCAAAATAAAACTgacactgttgtgaaaacaggcacgaCCATCTCACCGGTTTCTGTGTGTGAGGCGGGCCACGCCCGGCTGAGGGGCAACAGGTAGTGGCACTGGCTGTACTGCAGCTCCGATCCATGATGATGTGGGGACGGAACTGACTGCTGTTCTGGATTTGTATAATCTCTCCACTCCGTTCTCTCCTGTGAAATCATATAACTGGGCatctgaagaaaaacaaaaagccatTTTGGTCAAATTATCTTCGTATTATGTATTTTTACTTGGTAATATACAACGTAGGAGCCACAATAAGATCTGACCTGGTTGTACAGAGATGCATATGAAGGAATATATCCAAGGGAATTAATTTGTGACGGTGTTTCCTCCAGACTGTTCATCTTCATATCTGGAAATGCAgcataaatactttttttgtgACAGCATTCAAAGACAAGCAGCAGGATTTTCAGGCCAGACTTTTCCCACATGTACAGGTCTAaaatgatttattgattgatatttaataatccatttattaattctttcATGATTAGTTTTATTACCCTGTACAATCCTGTACAAAGTCAACAAATTCTTGTCAACAGGTCTTGTGAAAAGCATTTAgaaattttttttacttttctacGATGTCACATTCAAGGTCACTCGAGGTGAAATACAATCCTACATTTTGAAAGGCCACACAACACTTCAAATTCTTCCATTATacacctttaaaaaaattcccatTTGCATTGAGCAAAAATTTTGACCCTGCTttatgactttgacctttgacccctggaCCTGAAAAGTTAATGGGTTCATCCTTCAGTAAGACTTAACTAATGTACAAAATTGAATCAACTCAATTAGTTTTTGAAATATTATAATCAAGCACACAAAGGAGATGAAAATAATAACCCTTTTGGATGACTAGTGGTGAACTTAATGAGGCAAATTCTGATTAATTTGACAGTAAACTCACCACCAGAATGGAAAGCAGTGTGACCGCTGCAGAGAGACAGGAGCTGTGATGTGATGGAGACTTCATTACACCAGGCGGTAGGTTGTCTCGCTGTGCAGCGTGCACTCTGCACTCACTACTCACTGCCCTCTTCTTAAAAAGCACTCTGGTCTTTTTGCTACATGTTTTTGCTTCCTTTGTGTTTCCTGTGTCACTACAATCAACTTCAGCGTTGCATACGTACAACATCTGCAACATTGCAAATAAGTTTTGTAAAATTAAAGCTCTTTTGTGTAGCCGAGTTTTTGCACAAATTAAGCCCGTGTCCTTCTGGTCGTGTCACCAGAATCTGGCTGTATCTCACGTGCAATGGGTTTCTGACTGTATTAAAATGCACTTGCCTTTTTTGGCTCCCTCTGGAATGATTCTGTAGACTTTATAGGGCTCTGAAATGTCCAGCTGACTTCTGTCTACCAGTTCGTCGAAGTCGTTGCTTTTATTCAGAGCGCAGCGTAGTCTGGTTTTCCACGTGGGGGGGTCGGGCTTGTCCACACCTTCCTTATGTTTGCCCTTGAAAACTGCCCACGCCTGGGTAACAAAAGCAGCATCCGCCAGTGCATGAATTTTATATTATTTTGCCTTTTTTTGACAGTATCATAGAcgtcagtcagtcagtctcaCCTTAAAGAGTGCAGCGTCCTCCTCTCTGTTATAGTCCTGTTTTCCTGCATGTTTCCACGGAATCCTAAAAATAGTTTTTTCATCGTTTTCCCACACCAGGCCGGGATATCTTCTGCTGTCAATCTGGTCGATCAGCCACTGTCTGAGTTTGCCGTTGCCACAACTGGCTAACACACTGCTGTCGTCCTCGAAATTCATCCCTGCAAAAATAAAATTACCACACAACGCAATGGAAGTTTAGTCA
This region includes:
- the irf4a gene encoding interferon regulatory factor 4a, with the protein product MNFEDDSSVLASCGNGKLRQWLIDQIDSRRYPGLVWENDEKTIFRIPWKHAGKQDYNREEDAALFKAWAVFKGKHKEGVDKPDPPTWKTRLRCALNKSNDFDELVDRSQLDISEPYKVYRIIPEGAKKDMKMNSLEETPSQINSLGYIPSYASLYNQMPSYMISQERTEWRDYTNPEQQSVPSPHHHGSELQYSQCHYLLPLSRAWPASHTETGFQVSFHTYFSDSQKPVFTMDHNSAITDFSLHVSLFYRESLVKEITTTSPEGCRITSSSSPSSSSSSSPCPDDNLHGGAEVVLFPFPYPESQRQGAEMLPSVLEKGVLLWMEHDGLYAKRLCQSRVYWEGPLAPYVDKPNKLEKEQPCKLFDNQQFLLELQDFVHNGRHLPRHQIILCFGDEYPDPNHPRKMITAQVEPTFARKLVCYYQQNSGHYLRPYDHIQEENAAPPATYSSQRPLQHIQE